ACGGCCGATGCCGTGGCCCGCCCCGGTCACCAGCGCGCGGGAACCTTGGAGATCAGCAGACATGGGGGGTAACCCTTTCGATAACCGGCCGTTGAGGACCGGGACCGGTCACTTGAGACCGGCGGTTGCGAAGCCCTGCACGAAGTAGCGCTGGCCGATCAGGAAGAGCACGACCATGGGCAGGGTGGCGAGCGTGGTGCCCGCCATCAGGAAGTGCCACTGGGGACCGTTCTCCGTCCTGAAGACGGAGAGCCCCACCTGGATGACCCGCAGACTGTCCGTCCGGGTCACCAGCAGCGGCCAGAGGAAGTTGTTCCAGGAGGACTCGAAGGTCAGCAGCGCCACCGTGATGATGGCCGGCTTGACCTGCGGCGTCATGATCCGGGCGTAGATCCGGAACTCGCCCAGACCGTCCAGCCGGGCGGCCTCCTCCAGCTCCACCGGCAGGTCCAGATAGAACTGCCGGAAGAGGAAGACCGCGAACGGGGTGACCGCGCCGGGCACGATGAGCGCCCACCAGGTGTCGAGCCAGCCGCTGCCGCCCTGACCGAACAGGTCGTTCCCGCCGGCCAGCGGCATGAACCGGACGATCAGGAACTCGGGCAGCACCTTCGTGTACGTCGG
This genomic interval from Streptomyces sp. NBC_00464 contains the following:
- a CDS encoding carbohydrate ABC transporter permease, with translation MATTELHKPGVARPPRPTAKRKPVTFGRIALYVTLSAVSLLMVVPFVWMVLTSLKTPVEIASQDAGLLPEHWDFSNYTEALKAAPFATYARNSFIIAISHTVLNLVIASMAGYSLARIRFRGSEVIFYLFIAALMIPTYTKVLPEFLIVRFMPLAGGNDLFGQGGSGWLDTWWALIVPGAVTPFAVFLFRQFYLDLPVELEEAARLDGLGEFRIYARIMTPQVKPAIITVALLTFESSWNNFLWPLLVTRTDSLRVIQVGLSVFRTENGPQWHFLMAGTTLATLPMVVLFLIGQRYFVQGFATAGLK